In Oncorhynchus tshawytscha isolate Ot180627B linkage group LG06, Otsh_v2.0, whole genome shotgun sequence, the following are encoded in one genomic region:
- the LOC112253439 gene encoding fibroblast growth factor-binding protein 1 yields the protein MRFLWLLFFLLCLPVLPSTEAKRQNSDNKMSQPPPPPPAGKKPKNSVPSSGGFSTKVGHNCTWDTSGEGVVNLLVSCRSEEQTYWCRYTGQPDLCQAYSDRKAQVRHWKQLVGKLKKRRSACDGEKVLKTRSCKAPMESHMKLKEKGKGRGKKDSVPLVPEMVEKEEKKEDRTPLLEERDGEVNDMEPVENYCAEGWHSVCSFFVSFFEG from the coding sequence ATGAGGTTCCTGTGGCTTCTGTTCTTCCTCCTGTGCCTCCCTGTCCTGCCCAGCACTGAGGCCAAACGCCAGAACTCCGACAACAAGATGTCGcagcccccaccaccaccaccagcaggcAAGAAGCCCAAGAACTCTGTCCCCAGCTCAGGAGGGTTCAGCACAAAggttggccacaactgtacatggGATACGTCCGGGGAGGGCGTAGTGAACTTGCTTGTCAGCTGTAGATCCGAGGAGCAGACCTACTGGTGCCGCTACACTGGACAGCCAGACCTGTGCCAAGCCTACAGTGACAGGAAAGCACAGGTCAGGCATTGGAAACAATTGGTGGGCAagctgaagaagaggaggagtgcGTGCGACGGTGAAAAGGTGCTGAAGACCCGCTCATGCAAGGCCCCCATGGAGTCACACATGAAGCTCAAAGAGAAGGGGAAAGGCAGAGGGAAGAAGGATTCAGTGCCCCTGGTTCCGGAAAtggtagagaaggaggagaagaaagaggataGGACTCCGttgttagaggagagggatggggaggtgaACGACATGGAGCCAGTGGAGAATTATTGTGCCGAGGGATGGCATTCTGTCTGCTCATTCTTTGTAAGTTTTTTTGAAGGTTAA